A window of Shewanella mesophila contains these coding sequences:
- the hldE gene encoding bifunctional D-glycero-beta-D-manno-heptose-7-phosphate kinase/D-glycero-beta-D-manno-heptose 1-phosphate adenylyltransferase HldE — protein MKISLPAFEKAKVLVVGDVMLDRYWTGATGRISPEAPVPVVRVNQVEDRPGGAANVALNIAALGGQVHLAGIVGEDETAEALTQGVKTLGVEPKWHRVADKPTITKLRVMSRNQQLLRLDFEEPYAASHSQALLTQAESELENVAVVVLSDYAKGAIDNPQAFIALARAKGVKVLVDPKGSDFSRYRGASLLTPNMAEFEQVVGSVTSEADLVAKAQALLTEYDLDAMLVTRSEKGMTLITRASPELHIPTVAREVYDVTGAGDTVISALATALAAGSDLPQACAIANTAAGIVVGKLGTSTVSRIELIAALNLSHGETGFGVLSEDQLVYALEEAKLRGERVVMTNGCFDILHAGHVSYLQQAKALGERLIVAVNDDNSVKRLKGDGRPVNTLDRRMAVLAGLASVDWVVSFSEDTPQRIIARLLPNMLVKGGDYKVEDIAGGKEVIEAGGSVEVLGFEDGVSTTAIIENIMAKQ, from the coding sequence ATGAAGATTTCTCTGCCAGCATTTGAAAAAGCCAAAGTTCTCGTAGTCGGTGACGTGATGTTAGATCGTTATTGGACTGGTGCGACAGGCCGTATTTCTCCTGAAGCGCCAGTGCCAGTGGTGCGGGTTAATCAGGTTGAGGATAGACCCGGTGGTGCGGCTAACGTCGCCTTGAATATTGCGGCCTTAGGTGGTCAGGTTCATTTAGCTGGTATCGTCGGAGAAGATGAAACGGCGGAGGCATTAACTCAGGGGGTCAAAACCCTTGGCGTTGAGCCCAAATGGCACCGAGTGGCTGACAAACCGACGATCACTAAGCTTAGGGTTATGTCGCGAAATCAACAGCTATTGCGTTTAGATTTTGAGGAGCCTTATGCCGCCTCCCACAGTCAAGCGCTGCTGACACAAGCCGAGTCAGAACTTGAAAATGTTGCCGTGGTGGTGCTTTCCGACTATGCCAAAGGCGCTATCGATAATCCGCAAGCTTTTATTGCATTAGCGAGAGCAAAAGGCGTTAAGGTCCTTGTCGATCCTAAGGGCAGTGATTTTTCTCGCTATCGCGGCGCGAGTTTACTGACACCGAATATGGCTGAGTTTGAACAAGTTGTCGGCAGCGTCACTAGTGAAGCCGATCTTGTGGCAAAAGCTCAAGCATTGTTAACCGAATATGATTTAGACGCTATGTTAGTTACGCGATCGGAGAAGGGCATGACGCTGATCACGCGCGCATCTCCTGAGTTACATATCCCGACCGTGGCTCGAGAAGTTTATGATGTCACTGGTGCGGGCGATACAGTGATTTCTGCGTTAGCCACGGCGCTAGCTGCGGGAAGTGACTTGCCACAGGCTTGTGCTATTGCTAATACGGCAGCGGGTATCGTGGTTGGCAAACTCGGCACCTCGACCGTGAGTCGTATTGAACTGATTGCGGCATTAAATCTAAGCCATGGCGAAACGGGTTTTGGTGTGCTCAGTGAAGATCAATTGGTTTACGCCCTCGAGGAAGCCAAGCTTCGCGGTGAACGTGTGGTGATGACTAATGGTTGCTTCGATATTTTGCATGCTGGGCATGTTAGCTACCTTCAGCAGGCTAAAGCGTTGGGCGAGCGTTTAATTGTGGCGGTCAATGATGATAATTCGGTTAAACGTCTTAAAGGCGATGGTCGTCCGGTAAATACCCTAGATAGACGCATGGCGGTGCTCGCAGGACTCGCTTCGGTTGACTGGGTGGTCTCTTTCAGTGAAGACACGCCTCAGCGTATTATCGCGAGGTTATTACCCAATATGCTGGTTAAGGGCGGTGATTATAAGGTTGAGGATATTGCTGGTGGTAAAGAGGTTATCGAGGCGGGCGGCAGCGTCGAAGTGTTAGGTTTTGAAGATGGCGTATCAACCACGGCCATTATTGAAAATATCATGGCTAAGCAGTGA
- the pntB gene encoding Re/Si-specific NAD(P)(+) transhydrogenase subunit beta: MSQGLVTAAYIVAAILFIFSLAGLSKQETAKHGNLFGIIGMAIALGATILNPDTNGVQWIILAMVIGGAIGVRLALKVEMTEMPELVAVLHSFVGLAAVLVGFNSFIDLHPQAVNEVVVAVGSDLDSTLAAVKEAYRDAASTADKVHLTGAMLNIHLVEVFLGIFIGAVTFTGSIVAFGKLRGIISSKPMMLPHRHKLNLLAVLVSFALMVYFVNAGGTMPALLLMTLIAFAFGWHLVASIGGADMPVVVSMLNSYSGWAAAAAGFMLSNDLLIVVGALVGSSGAILSYIMCKAMNRSFISVIAGGFGSDGVASTADEEMGEYRETNAEDVADMLKNATSVIITPGYGMAVAQAQYPVAEITQKLRDRGVKVRFGIHPVAGRLPGHMNVLLAEAKVPYDIVLEMDEINDDFNDTDVVLVIGANDTVNPAAMEDPGSPIAGMPVLEVWKAQNVIGFKRSMNTGYAGVQNPLFFKDNTQMLFGDAKASVEAILKAL, encoded by the coding sequence GTGTCTCAAGGACTGGTAACAGCAGCATATATAGTTGCAGCCATACTCTTCATCTTCAGTCTCGCAGGATTGTCGAAGCAAGAAACGGCCAAACATGGCAACTTATTCGGAATCATAGGTATGGCTATCGCCCTCGGCGCAACCATACTCAACCCAGACACCAATGGTGTGCAATGGATTATCCTCGCCATGGTCATTGGTGGCGCGATCGGTGTGCGCTTGGCATTAAAAGTCGAAATGACTGAAATGCCAGAGTTAGTTGCCGTGCTTCACAGTTTTGTGGGCTTGGCAGCGGTGCTCGTCGGTTTTAATAGCTTTATTGACCTACATCCACAAGCAGTAAATGAAGTCGTCGTGGCCGTTGGTAGCGATCTTGACAGCACATTAGCTGCCGTCAAGGAGGCCTACCGCGATGCTGCAAGCACAGCAGATAAGGTACATTTAACCGGTGCAATGCTTAATATTCACTTGGTTGAAGTGTTCCTCGGGATCTTTATCGGTGCAGTCACCTTCACAGGTTCGATTGTTGCCTTCGGTAAACTGCGCGGCATTATCTCATCGAAACCTATGATGCTACCCCATCGCCATAAGCTTAATCTGCTAGCGGTATTGGTATCATTCGCCTTGATGGTGTACTTCGTTAACGCTGGCGGCACTATGCCGGCGCTACTACTAATGACCCTGATTGCCTTCGCCTTCGGCTGGCACTTAGTGGCGTCGATCGGTGGTGCAGATATGCCTGTGGTTGTTTCAATGCTCAACTCCTATTCAGGTTGGGCAGCGGCGGCAGCAGGTTTCATGCTATCAAACGATCTATTGATCGTAGTTGGCGCGCTCGTAGGCTCTTCTGGTGCGATCCTCTCTTACATCATGTGTAAAGCGATGAACCGCTCGTTCATCTCAGTTATCGCTGGTGGTTTTGGTAGCGATGGCGTTGCTTCTACAGCCGATGAAGAGATGGGCGAATACCGCGAAACCAATGCCGAAGATGTGGCTGATATGCTGAAAAATGCAACTTCGGTTATTATCACTCCAGGCTATGGTATGGCCGTTGCGCAGGCGCAATATCCGGTTGCAGAGATCACCCAAAAACTGCGCGATCGCGGTGTGAAAGTGCGTTTTGGTATTCATCCTGTTGCAGGGCGTTTACCGGGTCACATGAACGTACTGCTTGCCGAAGCTAAAGTGCCTTATGATATCGTGCTAGAGATGGACGAGATCAACGATGACTTTAACGACACAGATGTAGTGTTAGTCATAGGTGCGAACGATACGGTTAACCCAGCAGCGATGGAAGATCCAGGCAGTCCAATCGCAGGAATGCCTGTGCTTGAAGTGTGGAAAGCACAAAATGTTATCGGCTTTAAACGCTCAATGAACACAGGTTATGCCGGTGTGCAAAATCCATTGTTCTTTAAAGACAATACCCAAATGTTGTTTGGCGATGCAAAAGCCAGTGTTGAAGCGATTTTAAAAGCGCTTTAA
- a CDS encoding LpxL/LpxP family Kdo(2)-lipid IV(A) lauroyl/palmitoleoyl acyltransferase, with product MVDKAQFSSQFFHPKYWLIWLGVGLMRLTQLLPLSMQMSLGKWIGRLAKTIVGSRVNTAKRNIALCFPHMSATDQAQLLTRNFEETGKAIFDIANAWWWSDAKVQRHMTIKGQQHVEQTIADGQGVILFAVHCLPLEMGARIFGQFQPGIGVYRPHNNPLMEYLQVNGRLRSNKGLVPKRDLRQMVRSLRNPDVIWYTADQDFGRSSAVFIPFYDVAEAATITGATTLARLGKAKVLPFVVERNADDNGYTIEILPPLENFPGDNEVEDAIRGNKIIESIIDRNRAQYMWLHRRFKTRPDRDDPSLYK from the coding sequence GTGGTCGATAAAGCACAATTCTCCTCACAGTTTTTCCACCCTAAATATTGGCTGATCTGGTTGGGCGTCGGACTGATGCGCCTAACTCAGTTGTTACCACTATCAATGCAGATGTCTTTAGGTAAATGGATAGGACGTTTAGCTAAAACGATTGTAGGCAGTCGTGTGAATACCGCTAAGCGCAATATCGCCCTGTGCTTTCCTCATATGTCCGCTACCGATCAGGCTCAACTGCTAACACGCAATTTTGAAGAGACAGGTAAAGCGATCTTCGATATCGCCAATGCATGGTGGTGGTCAGACGCGAAGGTTCAACGTCATATGACCATAAAGGGTCAGCAACATGTAGAACAAACGATTGCCGATGGCCAAGGGGTCATTTTATTTGCCGTACACTGCCTGCCCCTAGAGATGGGCGCACGGATCTTTGGCCAGTTTCAACCCGGTATTGGGGTCTATCGACCGCACAACAATCCGCTAATGGAATATTTACAGGTCAATGGACGTCTGCGCTCAAATAAAGGCTTAGTACCCAAACGCGATCTACGTCAAATGGTAAGAAGTCTGCGTAATCCAGATGTGATCTGGTATACCGCAGACCAAGATTTCGGCCGCTCTAGCGCTGTGTTTATTCCTTTCTATGATGTTGCAGAAGCGGCCACGATCACTGGGGCAACCACCTTAGCGAGATTAGGTAAAGCTAAGGTGCTTCCTTTCGTGGTTGAGCGTAATGCCGACGATAACGGCTACACCATTGAGATCCTGCCGCCTTTAGAAAACTTCCCTGGCGACAATGAAGTTGAGGATGCGATTCGCGGCAATAAGATCATCGAATCGATAATCGATCGAAATCGTGCCCAATATATGTGGCTACATCGCCGCTTTAAGACCCGCCCTGATCGAGACGACCCGTCACTGTATAAATAG
- a CDS encoding Re/Si-specific NAD(P)(+) transhydrogenase subunit alpha has product MQIGIPRESLNGETRVAATPATVEQLKKLGFEVAIEAGAGQLSSFDDSAFEAAGASVVDKVWDADFIFKVNAPTDAEIEQLKAGTTLVSFIWPAQNPELVEKLSQRNVTVMAMDMVPRISRAQSLDALSSMANIGGYRAVVEAAHQFGRFFTGQITAAGKVPPAKVLVIGAGVAGLAAIGAAGSLGAIVRAFDTRLEVAEQIESMGGEFLKLDFGDEEGGSSDGYAKTMSDEFIAAEMALFAEQAKEVDIIITTALIPGRPAPKLITKEMVDSMKPGSVIVDLAAATGGNCEYTQSGELIVTDNGVKVIGYTDLPGRLPAQSSQLYGTNLVNLMKLMCKEKDGNAVLNFDDVVMRNMTVTKEGEITFPPPAISVSAAPQKPAVKVETKTAEVKQPSKLKYILAALGVVGFGAVASVAPPEFLSHFTVFVLACVVGYYVVWNVSHSLHTPLMSVTNAISGIIVVGALLQIGQGSTLVTVLAFIAVLIASINIFGGFTVTQRMLKMFRKD; this is encoded by the coding sequence ATGCAGATTGGAATACCGAGAGAGAGTCTCAATGGAGAAACCCGGGTCGCAGCGACCCCGGCGACCGTAGAGCAACTTAAAAAGCTCGGCTTTGAAGTTGCAATTGAAGCTGGTGCAGGCCAGCTATCTAGTTTCGATGATTCAGCCTTTGAAGCTGCCGGAGCGAGTGTCGTCGATAAGGTATGGGACGCTGACTTTATTTTTAAAGTTAACGCACCAACGGACGCCGAAATTGAGCAGCTAAAAGCAGGCACAACGCTTGTTAGCTTTATTTGGCCCGCTCAAAACCCTGAATTAGTAGAAAAACTATCCCAGCGCAATGTCACTGTGATGGCAATGGACATGGTTCCGCGTATTTCACGCGCTCAGTCGCTCGATGCCCTATCTTCTATGGCCAACATCGGCGGTTATCGCGCCGTCGTTGAAGCCGCGCATCAGTTTGGCCGCTTCTTTACCGGACAAATTACCGCCGCAGGTAAAGTGCCACCAGCCAAAGTGTTAGTCATTGGTGCAGGTGTTGCCGGTCTTGCTGCCATTGGTGCTGCAGGCTCTTTAGGCGCTATTGTACGTGCATTTGATACTCGCTTAGAAGTGGCTGAGCAGATCGAATCTATGGGCGGAGAGTTCTTAAAACTCGACTTCGGTGACGAAGAAGGTGGTTCATCTGATGGCTACGCTAAAACCATGTCGGATGAATTTATTGCCGCAGAGATGGCCCTATTTGCCGAGCAGGCAAAAGAGGTCGACATCATCATCACCACCGCATTAATTCCCGGTCGCCCCGCGCCAAAGCTCATCACCAAAGAGATGGTCGATAGCATGAAGCCTGGCTCTGTGATTGTGGATCTCGCCGCGGCCACTGGCGGTAACTGTGAGTACACCCAATCCGGTGAGTTGATTGTCACCGACAATGGTGTGAAAGTGATTGGTTACACAGATCTACCTGGGCGCCTACCCGCTCAGTCATCACAACTGTATGGTACCAACCTAGTCAACTTGATGAAGTTAATGTGCAAAGAAAAAGACGGCAATGCCGTACTTAACTTTGATGATGTTGTCATGCGTAATATGACTGTGACTAAAGAGGGCGAGATCACCTTCCCGCCACCAGCGATTTCAGTTTCTGCTGCGCCGCAAAAACCTGCTGTGAAAGTGGAAACTAAAACGGCTGAGGTGAAACAGCCTTCAAAGCTCAAGTACATCTTAGCTGCGTTAGGCGTGGTTGGCTTTGGCGCCGTTGCCTCTGTCGCGCCTCCAGAGTTTTTGTCGCACTTTACAGTATTTGTGTTGGCATGTGTGGTGGGTTACTACGTCGTATGGAACGTATCCCATTCACTGCATACACCACTGATGTCAGTGACTAACGCCATTTCAGGCATTATCGTTGTCGGCGCCTTACTACAGATCGGCCAAGGCTCGACCTTAGTCACTGTTCTGGCTTTTATCGCTGTGCTTATTGCCAGTATTAACATCTTTGGCGGCTTTACCGTCACTCAGCGCATGCTGAAGATGTTCCGTAAGGATTAA
- a CDS encoding nitric-oxide reductase large subunit — protein MSKQRLTAIALLLVLIASFTVLLSIGSEIYREKPPIPTAFVNEQGQALYTQDDIEQGQLVWRSMGGHQLGSIWGHGSYVAPDWTADWLHKEAQAWLDITAKNRYDIPFRELNSEIQAGLEQALREDMRKNSVVITPNGVTTITLSATRIAAIEQVAQHYITLFGDDPVLSTLREQYAMKEGTVPDLARRQKLNAFLFWGAWAAVTERAGENYTYTNNWPYDPQIGNTPTSDNIVWSILSIVTLIAGIGALVWHHAAGKHEDLPKPASQDPLFLTKPTASQKAVGKYFVTAIGLFLLQIFLGGITAHYAVEGQNFYGIPLSEILPYSVTRTWHTQLAVFWIATAWLGTGLYIAPALSGHEPKFQRLGVNVLWVALVIVVLGSMAGEWIGVQQYFDLDTNFLLGHQGYEYIDLGRVWQVLLLAGLLIWLALVTAAIRPALKVKGEMRPVIWVLYASCVAIGLFYGAGLFMGKHTNLAIAEYWRWWVVHLWVEGFFETFATSVIALMLVRLGLIRGRSANAAVLFTTVIFLTGGLIGTLHHLYFTGTPTAVIAWGAIFSALEVVPLAIIGFEAMESYRLRAASPWMIRYKWAIMFFVATAFWNLVGAGVLGFLINPPIALYFIQGLNTTATHGHAAFMGVYGMLGMGLMLFCLRGLTGQIVWNEKLLKGAFWSLNIGLAAMVFMSLLPVGITQFFAVLENGYWFARSPEVIHSPLVETLVWMRMPGDILFGAGGLFMGVFLVDIIKKAINKKSQPALSHEPLSANA, from the coding sequence ATGAGCAAACAACGGCTAACGGCAATAGCTTTACTACTAGTGCTAATTGCATCTTTTACTGTATTGCTGAGTATCGGCAGTGAGATATATCGTGAGAAACCCCCAATCCCCACCGCCTTTGTGAATGAACAAGGACAAGCGCTTTACACTCAAGATGATATAGAGCAAGGACAACTGGTCTGGCGCTCAATGGGGGGGCATCAACTCGGATCTATCTGGGGACATGGCTCATATGTCGCGCCAGACTGGACCGCTGACTGGCTCCACAAAGAAGCTCAAGCTTGGCTAGATATCACGGCAAAAAATCGTTATGACATACCATTTAGAGAGCTAAACTCTGAAATTCAAGCAGGATTAGAGCAAGCACTACGCGAAGATATGCGAAAAAATAGTGTGGTCATAACTCCTAACGGCGTCACAACGATTACCTTGTCCGCCACCCGCATAGCAGCGATTGAGCAAGTGGCTCAACACTACATCACATTATTTGGTGATGATCCTGTTCTCTCTACGCTGAGAGAACAGTATGCGATGAAAGAAGGCACGGTTCCTGATTTAGCGAGACGGCAAAAACTCAATGCCTTCCTATTTTGGGGAGCATGGGCAGCCGTTACCGAACGAGCGGGTGAGAATTACACCTACACCAATAACTGGCCCTACGATCCACAGATCGGTAATACACCAACGTCAGATAATATCGTCTGGTCTATTTTAAGTATTGTTACTCTTATCGCAGGTATCGGTGCCTTAGTTTGGCACCATGCAGCAGGTAAGCATGAAGATCTACCTAAGCCAGCGAGTCAAGACCCACTGTTTTTAACTAAACCTACAGCATCACAAAAAGCGGTAGGAAAATACTTCGTTACCGCTATTGGTCTATTTTTACTGCAAATTTTCTTAGGCGGGATCACAGCGCATTATGCTGTCGAGGGGCAAAACTTCTATGGTATCCCGCTGTCTGAAATTCTCCCTTACTCAGTGACTCGTACTTGGCATACCCAACTGGCAGTATTTTGGATCGCAACCGCTTGGCTAGGTACCGGCCTCTATATTGCCCCAGCGCTCTCAGGGCATGAACCTAAATTCCAACGCCTAGGTGTAAATGTACTCTGGGTTGCTTTAGTTATCGTCGTTCTCGGTTCTATGGCTGGCGAGTGGATAGGTGTTCAACAATATTTCGATCTCGACACCAACTTTTTACTCGGCCATCAAGGTTACGAATATATCGATCTCGGCCGCGTCTGGCAGGTATTGCTGCTTGCAGGGCTACTCATTTGGCTAGCGTTAGTGACTGCAGCTATTCGCCCAGCATTGAAAGTTAAAGGCGAAATGCGCCCTGTCATCTGGGTACTGTATGCCTCTTGTGTCGCCATTGGCCTCTTCTATGGTGCAGGCTTGTTCATGGGTAAGCACACCAACCTTGCTATTGCCGAGTATTGGCGTTGGTGGGTCGTACACTTATGGGTTGAAGGCTTCTTTGAAACATTTGCGACTTCGGTTATCGCACTCATGCTGGTTCGTCTAGGCTTGATCCGTGGCCGTAGCGCTAACGCTGCCGTGTTATTTACCACAGTGATATTCTTAACCGGTGGCCTGATTGGTACCTTGCATCACCTCTATTTCACTGGTACGCCAACGGCGGTTATCGCATGGGGCGCTATTTTCTCGGCCCTAGAAGTGGTTCCATTAGCCATCATTGGTTTCGAAGCTATGGAAAGCTACCGTTTACGTGCAGCAAGTCCATGGATGATCCGCTATAAATGGGCCATCATGTTCTTTGTCGCTACCGCATTTTGGAACTTAGTGGGTGCAGGTGTGTTAGGTTTCTTAATCAATCCACCTATTGCCCTGTACTTCATCCAAGGATTGAACACCACAGCAACCCATGGTCACGCCGCGTTTATGGGAGTGTATGGCATGTTAGGAATGGGACTGATGCTGTTTTGCTTACGCGGACTGACTGGGCAAATTGTCTGGAATGAAAAGCTACTTAAAGGCGCGTTTTGGAGCCTTAACATTGGCCTTGCCGCCATGGTGTTTATGTCACTCCTACCTGTGGGGATCACCCAGTTCTTCGCGGTACTCGAGAATGGCTACTGGTTTGCGCGGTCACCAGAGGTGATCCACAGCCCACTCGTTGAAACCTTAGTTTGGATGCGTATGCCAGGCGACATACTGTTTGGTGCAGGCGGCTTATTTATGGGGGTATTTCTTGTTGATATTATCAAAAAAGCCATCAATAAGAAGTCACAGCCAGCATTAAGCCATGAGCCACTCTCTGCTAATGCATAG